One Prunus dulcis chromosome 7, ALMONDv2, whole genome shotgun sequence DNA segment encodes these proteins:
- the LOC117633905 gene encoding uncharacterized protein LOC117633905 isoform X2, with protein MPINLLSPQLLISSMEMGQLEPMMKDVDSIVPEIQMGGMNSVSSNSESQQLSISNKQMGLMLEPVPDHPGLHGLSMTYSQMGQIANSNGTHGPQKLLSPSNHLGEIGSFPKNLESHQLLGSVKRKAPSELMSDNPATHQLSMLNKRVAHMEHRPWLQQAPAANRRSVQMESVHNAPLSPHLPAPNKRMVKIESGGSVHNAPGSPHLLAPNKKMVKMESFSGRSVSQRSSSQKTQMLQSQPSPKLQKESFESVRSKMRESLAAALALVNQQQDKCVDSGSKSQGEAGGIQGSTQENPQPAADAVYTDSKEPKENFTSSETCSIRKSDDGEGAGQMILADATTSASALTPTCDGKEFQSSNILRYEDVSFNDNLFVKDELLQGNGLSWVLDSEMEMTERKDIQPAEKQKLDHEEMDRRPEEQAVQSPEELASRIEAELFKLFGGVNKKYKEKGRSLLFNLKDRNNPELRERVMSGEIPPERLCSMTAEELASKELSEWRMAKAEELAQMVVLPDSEVDMRRLVKKTHKGEVEVEQYDSASVEVPVDTTSHAQSLPRSKEMEVSTPLKPDKPKEEGNASGLMVDDGLKDLPPIVSLDEFMESLDTEPPFEILPEKVTPISDKDDSETGSESKPSVLSPKNTVDAPPQKLDEIDTTDSKSDADLKTSGSHAVIKTRDHADTKSRNVCADVKSSGSPEKSVSRPLGTPKGERVWNGSLQLNLSPMASVIGIYKSGEKTSAKEWPGFLDIKGRVRLDAFEKFLQELPQSRSRAVMVVHFVPKEGSSEGECASLREVGESYIVDERVGFSEPCFGVEIYFCPPHNKTFDMLSKIIQKEHIEALNTIDNGLVGVVVWRKLTSPKSSSHHKHISKKQHYSSSTTTSSRRHDTNSNTNYTSKPAQARAVPPTNTRSAHDDDDVPPGFGPGASRDEDDLPEFNFSGGANPSLPQYSAQRPSRGPGVAAPVYPKSHTPSRPVDQMRELIQKYGQNNSSTYQASSVGVTVQPWNDDDDDIPEWQPNAPTESLTQYQPPQQRPVNNYHQQPMLRPHLPNQQHMGLVQQQQPLQSLQPTMNVAPNLQNPNLSWQQSPSWAPPAQGGGRHASNLSCQPEAGQFYGEPDRGAAAQSGLAWRPNAPKSRGF; from the exons ATGCCAATCAACCTTCTGTCACCACAGTTGCTAATATCAAGCATGGAAATGGGTCAGCTGGAACCCATGATGAAAGATGTGGATTCAATAGTACCAGAAATTCAAATGGGAGGGATGAATTCTGTATCTAGTAATTCAGAATCACAGCAGCTTTCGatatcaaacaaacaaatgggACTGATGCTGGAACCTGTGCCTGATCATCCTGGGTTGCATGGCTTATCAATGACATACTCGCAAATGGGACAGATTGCCAATTCAAATGGGACTCATGGTCCACAGAAACTTTTGTCGCCTAGCAATCATCTGGGAGAGATTGGATCCTTCCCTAAGAATTTGGAATCACATCAGTTGTTGGGATCAGTTAAGCGAAAGGCACCTTCGGAACTCATGTCTGATAATCCAGCAACACATCAGTTGTCAATGCTAAACAAGCGGGTGGCACATATGGAACATAGACCATGGTTGCAGCAAGCGCCTGCAGCAAACAGAAGATCTGTACAAATGGAATCTGTGCACAATGCCCCATTATCTCCTCATTTGCCTGCGCCAAATAAGAGAATGGTAAAGATAGAATCCGGGGGATCTGTGCACAATGCTCCAGGATCACCTCATTTGCTAGCCCCAAATAAGAAAATGGTGAAGATGGAATCCTTTTCTGGTAGGTCTGTGTCACAGCGGTCTTCGAGTCAAAAAACTCAAATGCTGCAGTCACAACCATCTCCCAAGCTTCAAAAAGAATCATTTGAATCTGTAAGGTCCAAAATGAGGGAATCTTTAGCTGCTGCATTGGCGTTGGTTAATCAGCAGCAAGATAAATGTGTGGATTCAGGGAGTAAGTCTCAGGGTGAGGCGGGAGGAATTCAGGGGAGTACACAGGAGAATCCCCAGCCTGCTGCTGATGCTGTTTACACTGACTCTAAAGAGCCTAAGGAGAATTTCACTTCCAGTGAAACTTGTTCCATTAGGAAAAGTGATGATGGTGAAGGTGCAGGCCAAATGATTTTGGCTGATGCAACTACAAGTGCTTCTGCATTGACACCAACATGCGATGGCAAGGAATTCCAATCAAGTAATATTCTGCGTTATGAAGATGTTTCATTTAATGACAACTTGTTTGTGAAAGATGAACTTTTGCAGGGAAATGGTCTCTCCTGGGTATTGGATTCTGAGATGGAAATGACAGAGAGAAAAGACATTCAACCTGCTGAAAAACAGAAGTTGGATCATGAGGAGATGGATAGACGCCCAGAAGAACAAGCAGTTCAATCTCCAGAAGAGTTGGCCTCTAGAATTGAAGCAGaacttttcaaattatttggaGGTGTGAATAAGAAGTATAAAGAGAAGGGAAGGTCCCTTTTGTTCAATCTAAAAGACCGTAATAATCCAGAActaagagagagagttatGTCTGGAGAAATACCTCCAGAACGGTTATGTTCTATGACTGCAGAGGAACTTGCTTCAAAGGAGCTTTCTGAGTGGCGGATGGCAAAGGCTGAAGAGCTTGCCCAAATGGTTGTTTTACCAGATTCAGAAGTTGATATGAGACGTTTAGTGAAAAAAACACATAAgggtgaagttgaagttgaacAATATGATAGTGCTTCAGTGGAGGTTCCAGTTGATACAACTTCACATGCTCAGAGCCTACCAAGAAGCAAGGAGATGGAAGTGTCTACCCCTTTGAAACCTGATAAACCCAAGGAAGAAGGGAATGCCTCAG GGCTTATGGTGGATGATGGATTGAAGGATCTTCCTCCAATTGTTTCCCTAGATGAGTTCATGGAATCCCTGGATACGGAGCCGCCATTCGAGATTTTACCTGAGAAAGTGACACCCATCTCAGACAAGGATGATTCTGAGACAGGCTCTGAATCGAAGCCTTCGGTTCTGAGTCCCAAAAACACTGTTGACGCCCCTCCACAAAAGCTTGATGAAATTGATACAACAGATTCAAAGTCAGATGCTGACTTGAAAACCAGCGGCAGTCATGCTGTGATCAAAACCAGGGACCATGCCGATACAAAATCCCGCAACGTTTGTGCCGATGTGAAATCCAGTGGCAGTCCTGAAAAATCAGTATCTAGACCTCTTGGCACACCAAAGGGTGAACGTGTATGGAATGGCTCCCTCCAACTGAATCTCTCACCCATGGCCTCTGTTATTGGCATCTATAAAAG TGGTGAAAAAACCTCTGCAAAAGAGTGGCCTGGTTTTCTCGATATCAAGGGCAGAGTCAGACTTGATGCTTTTGAGAAATTCCTGCAAGAGCTTCCACAATCACGAAGCCGTGCTGTCATG GTCGTGCATTTTGTTCCTAAAGAGGGGTCGTCAGAAGGTGAATGTGCAAGCCTTCGTGAG GTGGGAGAATCGTACATTGTGGATGAGAGAGTTGGTTTTTCTGAGCCGTGTTTTGGAGtggaaatttatttttgcCCTCCCCATAATAAAACCTTTGACATGCTCAGCAAGATCATTCAGAAGGAACACATTGAGGCACTTAACACTATAGATAATGGTCTTGTTGGTGTTGTTGTGTGGAGAAAATTAACTtcaccaaaatcatcatcGCACCACAAGCACATTTCAAAAAAGCAACACTATTCTTCTTCTACTACTACTAGTTCTAGGAGACATGATACAAATTCGAACACCAATTACACTTCCAAACCCGCCCAGGCTCGGGCTGTACCCCCTACCAACACTAGATCTGCacatgatgatgacgatgTCCCTCCCGGGTTTGGCCCCGGAGCTTCCCGTGATGAAGATGACCTTCCAGAGTTCAATTTTAGTGGTGGAGCAAATCCATCTCTGCCTCAGTATTCTGCCCAAAGGCCCTCTAGGGGGCCCGGAGTGGCGGCCCCAGTATACCCCAAGTCCCATACCCCTTCTCGCCCTGTAGACCAAATGAGAGAGCTGATACAAAAATATGGGCAAAACAATAGTAGTACGTATCAGGCCAGTAGTGTTGGTGTCACGGTTCAGCCGtggaatgatgatgatgatgacatCCCAGAGTGGCAGCCTAATGCGCCCACAGAATCCCTAACCCAGTACCAGCCACCGCAACAGCGGCCGGTGAATAATTACCACCAGCAGCCAATGTTGCGACCCCATTTGCCAAACCAACAACATATGGGTTTAgtacagcagcagcagccgtTGCAATCTCTTCAACCCACAATGAATGTGGCACCAAACTTacaaaaccctaatctctcTTGGCAGCAAAGCCCCTCGTGGGCTCCACCGGCACAAGGGGGTGGGAGGCATGCAAGTAATCTAAGTTGTCAGCCCGAAGCTGGTCAGTTTTATGGAGAACCCGATAGAGGAGCAGCTGCTCAGTCAGGATTAGCCTGGCGACCAAATGCTCCTAAAAGCAGAGGGTTTTag
- the LOC117633905 gene encoding uncharacterized protein LOC117633905 isoform X1, which translates to MPINLLSPQLLISSMEMGQLEPMMKDVDSIVPEIQMGGMNSVSSNSESQQLSISNKQMGLMLEPVPDHPGLHGLSMTYSQMGQIANSNGTHGPQKLLSPSNHLGEIGSFPKNLESHQLLGSVKRKAPSELMSDNPATHQLSMLNKRVAHMEHRPWLQQAPAANRRSVQMESVHNAPLSPHLPAPNKRMVKIESGGSVHNAPGSPHLLAPNKKMVKMESFSGRSVSQRSSSQKTQMLQSQPSPKLQKESFESVRSKMRESLAAALALVNQQQDKCVDSGSKSQGEAGGIQGSTQENPQPAADAVYTDSKEPKENFTSSETCSIRKSDDGEGAGQMILADATTSASALTPTCDGKEFQSSNILRYEDVSFNDNLFVKDELLQGNGLSWVLDSEMEMTERKDIQPAEKQKLDHEEMDRRPEEQAVQSPEELASRIEAELFKLFGGVNKKYKEKGRSLLFNLKDRNNPELRERVMSGEIPPERLCSMTAEELASKELSEWRMAKAEELAQMVVLPDSEVDMRRLVKKTHKGEVEVEQYDSASVEVPVDTTSHAQSLPRSKEMEVSTPLKPDKPKEEGNASGEKSTIEDKTTQCTFTIPSTEATDFMQGLMVDDGLKDLPPIVSLDEFMESLDTEPPFEILPEKVTPISDKDDSETGSESKPSVLSPKNTVDAPPQKLDEIDTTDSKSDADLKTSGSHAVIKTRDHADTKSRNVCADVKSSGSPEKSVSRPLGTPKGERVWNGSLQLNLSPMASVIGIYKSGEKTSAKEWPGFLDIKGRVRLDAFEKFLQELPQSRSRAVMVVHFVPKEGSSEGECASLREVGESYIVDERVGFSEPCFGVEIYFCPPHNKTFDMLSKIIQKEHIEALNTIDNGLVGVVVWRKLTSPKSSSHHKHISKKQHYSSSTTTSSRRHDTNSNTNYTSKPAQARAVPPTNTRSAHDDDDVPPGFGPGASRDEDDLPEFNFSGGANPSLPQYSAQRPSRGPGVAAPVYPKSHTPSRPVDQMRELIQKYGQNNSSTYQASSVGVTVQPWNDDDDDIPEWQPNAPTESLTQYQPPQQRPVNNYHQQPMLRPHLPNQQHMGLVQQQQPLQSLQPTMNVAPNLQNPNLSWQQSPSWAPPAQGGGRHASNLSCQPEAGQFYGEPDRGAAAQSGLAWRPNAPKSRGF; encoded by the exons ATGCCAATCAACCTTCTGTCACCACAGTTGCTAATATCAAGCATGGAAATGGGTCAGCTGGAACCCATGATGAAAGATGTGGATTCAATAGTACCAGAAATTCAAATGGGAGGGATGAATTCTGTATCTAGTAATTCAGAATCACAGCAGCTTTCGatatcaaacaaacaaatgggACTGATGCTGGAACCTGTGCCTGATCATCCTGGGTTGCATGGCTTATCAATGACATACTCGCAAATGGGACAGATTGCCAATTCAAATGGGACTCATGGTCCACAGAAACTTTTGTCGCCTAGCAATCATCTGGGAGAGATTGGATCCTTCCCTAAGAATTTGGAATCACATCAGTTGTTGGGATCAGTTAAGCGAAAGGCACCTTCGGAACTCATGTCTGATAATCCAGCAACACATCAGTTGTCAATGCTAAACAAGCGGGTGGCACATATGGAACATAGACCATGGTTGCAGCAAGCGCCTGCAGCAAACAGAAGATCTGTACAAATGGAATCTGTGCACAATGCCCCATTATCTCCTCATTTGCCTGCGCCAAATAAGAGAATGGTAAAGATAGAATCCGGGGGATCTGTGCACAATGCTCCAGGATCACCTCATTTGCTAGCCCCAAATAAGAAAATGGTGAAGATGGAATCCTTTTCTGGTAGGTCTGTGTCACAGCGGTCTTCGAGTCAAAAAACTCAAATGCTGCAGTCACAACCATCTCCCAAGCTTCAAAAAGAATCATTTGAATCTGTAAGGTCCAAAATGAGGGAATCTTTAGCTGCTGCATTGGCGTTGGTTAATCAGCAGCAAGATAAATGTGTGGATTCAGGGAGTAAGTCTCAGGGTGAGGCGGGAGGAATTCAGGGGAGTACACAGGAGAATCCCCAGCCTGCTGCTGATGCTGTTTACACTGACTCTAAAGAGCCTAAGGAGAATTTCACTTCCAGTGAAACTTGTTCCATTAGGAAAAGTGATGATGGTGAAGGTGCAGGCCAAATGATTTTGGCTGATGCAACTACAAGTGCTTCTGCATTGACACCAACATGCGATGGCAAGGAATTCCAATCAAGTAATATTCTGCGTTATGAAGATGTTTCATTTAATGACAACTTGTTTGTGAAAGATGAACTTTTGCAGGGAAATGGTCTCTCCTGGGTATTGGATTCTGAGATGGAAATGACAGAGAGAAAAGACATTCAACCTGCTGAAAAACAGAAGTTGGATCATGAGGAGATGGATAGACGCCCAGAAGAACAAGCAGTTCAATCTCCAGAAGAGTTGGCCTCTAGAATTGAAGCAGaacttttcaaattatttggaGGTGTGAATAAGAAGTATAAAGAGAAGGGAAGGTCCCTTTTGTTCAATCTAAAAGACCGTAATAATCCAGAActaagagagagagttatGTCTGGAGAAATACCTCCAGAACGGTTATGTTCTATGACTGCAGAGGAACTTGCTTCAAAGGAGCTTTCTGAGTGGCGGATGGCAAAGGCTGAAGAGCTTGCCCAAATGGTTGTTTTACCAGATTCAGAAGTTGATATGAGACGTTTAGTGAAAAAAACACATAAgggtgaagttgaagttgaacAATATGATAGTGCTTCAGTGGAGGTTCCAGTTGATACAACTTCACATGCTCAGAGCCTACCAAGAAGCAAGGAGATGGAAGTGTCTACCCCTTTGAAACCTGATAAACCCAAGGAAGAAGGGAATGCCTCAGGTGAGAAGAGCACTATAGAAGACAAGACTACTCAATGCACCTTTACTATTCCTTCTACTGAAGCGACTGATTTTATGCAAGGGCTTATGGTGGATGATGGATTGAAGGATCTTCCTCCAATTGTTTCCCTAGATGAGTTCATGGAATCCCTGGATACGGAGCCGCCATTCGAGATTTTACCTGAGAAAGTGACACCCATCTCAGACAAGGATGATTCTGAGACAGGCTCTGAATCGAAGCCTTCGGTTCTGAGTCCCAAAAACACTGTTGACGCCCCTCCACAAAAGCTTGATGAAATTGATACAACAGATTCAAAGTCAGATGCTGACTTGAAAACCAGCGGCAGTCATGCTGTGATCAAAACCAGGGACCATGCCGATACAAAATCCCGCAACGTTTGTGCCGATGTGAAATCCAGTGGCAGTCCTGAAAAATCAGTATCTAGACCTCTTGGCACACCAAAGGGTGAACGTGTATGGAATGGCTCCCTCCAACTGAATCTCTCACCCATGGCCTCTGTTATTGGCATCTATAAAAG TGGTGAAAAAACCTCTGCAAAAGAGTGGCCTGGTTTTCTCGATATCAAGGGCAGAGTCAGACTTGATGCTTTTGAGAAATTCCTGCAAGAGCTTCCACAATCACGAAGCCGTGCTGTCATG GTCGTGCATTTTGTTCCTAAAGAGGGGTCGTCAGAAGGTGAATGTGCAAGCCTTCGTGAG GTGGGAGAATCGTACATTGTGGATGAGAGAGTTGGTTTTTCTGAGCCGTGTTTTGGAGtggaaatttatttttgcCCTCCCCATAATAAAACCTTTGACATGCTCAGCAAGATCATTCAGAAGGAACACATTGAGGCACTTAACACTATAGATAATGGTCTTGTTGGTGTTGTTGTGTGGAGAAAATTAACTtcaccaaaatcatcatcGCACCACAAGCACATTTCAAAAAAGCAACACTATTCTTCTTCTACTACTACTAGTTCTAGGAGACATGATACAAATTCGAACACCAATTACACTTCCAAACCCGCCCAGGCTCGGGCTGTACCCCCTACCAACACTAGATCTGCacatgatgatgacgatgTCCCTCCCGGGTTTGGCCCCGGAGCTTCCCGTGATGAAGATGACCTTCCAGAGTTCAATTTTAGTGGTGGAGCAAATCCATCTCTGCCTCAGTATTCTGCCCAAAGGCCCTCTAGGGGGCCCGGAGTGGCGGCCCCAGTATACCCCAAGTCCCATACCCCTTCTCGCCCTGTAGACCAAATGAGAGAGCTGATACAAAAATATGGGCAAAACAATAGTAGTACGTATCAGGCCAGTAGTGTTGGTGTCACGGTTCAGCCGtggaatgatgatgatgatgacatCCCAGAGTGGCAGCCTAATGCGCCCACAGAATCCCTAACCCAGTACCAGCCACCGCAACAGCGGCCGGTGAATAATTACCACCAGCAGCCAATGTTGCGACCCCATTTGCCAAACCAACAACATATGGGTTTAgtacagcagcagcagccgtTGCAATCTCTTCAACCCACAATGAATGTGGCACCAAACTTacaaaaccctaatctctcTTGGCAGCAAAGCCCCTCGTGGGCTCCACCGGCACAAGGGGGTGGGAGGCATGCAAGTAATCTAAGTTGTCAGCCCGAAGCTGGTCAGTTTTATGGAGAACCCGATAGAGGAGCAGCTGCTCAGTCAGGATTAGCCTGGCGACCAAATGCTCCTAAAAGCAGAGGGTTTTag
- the LOC117633905 gene encoding death-inducer obliterator 1-like isoform X3 produces MARNSNQGNGLSWVLDSEMEMTERKDIQPAEKQKLDHEEMDRRPEEQAVQSPEELASRIEAELFKLFGGVNKKYKEKGRSLLFNLKDRNNPELRERVMSGEIPPERLCSMTAEELASKELSEWRMAKAEELAQMVVLPDSEVDMRRLVKKTHKGEVEVEQYDSASVEVPVDTTSHAQSLPRSKEMEVSTPLKPDKPKEEGNASGEKSTIEDKTTQCTFTIPSTEATDFMQGLMVDDGLKDLPPIVSLDEFMESLDTEPPFEILPEKVTPISDKDDSETGSESKPSVLSPKNTVDAPPQKLDEIDTTDSKSDADLKTSGSHAVIKTRDHADTKSRNVCADVKSSGSPEKSVSRPLGTPKGERVWNGSLQLNLSPMASVIGIYKSGEKTSAKEWPGFLDIKGRVRLDAFEKFLQELPQSRSRAVMVVHFVPKEGSSEGECASLREVGESYIVDERVGFSEPCFGVEIYFCPPHNKTFDMLSKIIQKEHIEALNTIDNGLVGVVVWRKLTSPKSSSHHKHISKKQHYSSSTTTSSRRHDTNSNTNYTSKPAQARAVPPTNTRSAHDDDDVPPGFGPGASRDEDDLPEFNFSGGANPSLPQYSAQRPSRGPGVAAPVYPKSHTPSRPVDQMRELIQKYGQNNSSTYQASSVGVTVQPWNDDDDDIPEWQPNAPTESLTQYQPPQQRPVNNYHQQPMLRPHLPNQQHMGLVQQQQPLQSLQPTMNVAPNLQNPNLSWQQSPSWAPPAQGGGRHASNLSCQPEAGQFYGEPDRGAAAQSGLAWRPNAPKSRGF; encoded by the exons ATGGCAAGGAATTCCAATCAA GGAAATGGTCTCTCCTGGGTATTGGATTCTGAGATGGAAATGACAGAGAGAAAAGACATTCAACCTGCTGAAAAACAGAAGTTGGATCATGAGGAGATGGATAGACGCCCAGAAGAACAAGCAGTTCAATCTCCAGAAGAGTTGGCCTCTAGAATTGAAGCAGaacttttcaaattatttggaGGTGTGAATAAGAAGTATAAAGAGAAGGGAAGGTCCCTTTTGTTCAATCTAAAAGACCGTAATAATCCAGAActaagagagagagttatGTCTGGAGAAATACCTCCAGAACGGTTATGTTCTATGACTGCAGAGGAACTTGCTTCAAAGGAGCTTTCTGAGTGGCGGATGGCAAAGGCTGAAGAGCTTGCCCAAATGGTTGTTTTACCAGATTCAGAAGTTGATATGAGACGTTTAGTGAAAAAAACACATAAgggtgaagttgaagttgaacAATATGATAGTGCTTCAGTGGAGGTTCCAGTTGATACAACTTCACATGCTCAGAGCCTACCAAGAAGCAAGGAGATGGAAGTGTCTACCCCTTTGAAACCTGATAAACCCAAGGAAGAAGGGAATGCCTCAGGTGAGAAGAGCACTATAGAAGACAAGACTACTCAATGCACCTTTACTATTCCTTCTACTGAAGCGACTGATTTTATGCAAGGGCTTATGGTGGATGATGGATTGAAGGATCTTCCTCCAATTGTTTCCCTAGATGAGTTCATGGAATCCCTGGATACGGAGCCGCCATTCGAGATTTTACCTGAGAAAGTGACACCCATCTCAGACAAGGATGATTCTGAGACAGGCTCTGAATCGAAGCCTTCGGTTCTGAGTCCCAAAAACACTGTTGACGCCCCTCCACAAAAGCTTGATGAAATTGATACAACAGATTCAAAGTCAGATGCTGACTTGAAAACCAGCGGCAGTCATGCTGTGATCAAAACCAGGGACCATGCCGATACAAAATCCCGCAACGTTTGTGCCGATGTGAAATCCAGTGGCAGTCCTGAAAAATCAGTATCTAGACCTCTTGGCACACCAAAGGGTGAACGTGTATGGAATGGCTCCCTCCAACTGAATCTCTCACCCATGGCCTCTGTTATTGGCATCTATAAAAG TGGTGAAAAAACCTCTGCAAAAGAGTGGCCTGGTTTTCTCGATATCAAGGGCAGAGTCAGACTTGATGCTTTTGAGAAATTCCTGCAAGAGCTTCCACAATCACGAAGCCGTGCTGTCATG GTCGTGCATTTTGTTCCTAAAGAGGGGTCGTCAGAAGGTGAATGTGCAAGCCTTCGTGAG GTGGGAGAATCGTACATTGTGGATGAGAGAGTTGGTTTTTCTGAGCCGTGTTTTGGAGtggaaatttatttttgcCCTCCCCATAATAAAACCTTTGACATGCTCAGCAAGATCATTCAGAAGGAACACATTGAGGCACTTAACACTATAGATAATGGTCTTGTTGGTGTTGTTGTGTGGAGAAAATTAACTtcaccaaaatcatcatcGCACCACAAGCACATTTCAAAAAAGCAACACTATTCTTCTTCTACTACTACTAGTTCTAGGAGACATGATACAAATTCGAACACCAATTACACTTCCAAACCCGCCCAGGCTCGGGCTGTACCCCCTACCAACACTAGATCTGCacatgatgatgacgatgTCCCTCCCGGGTTTGGCCCCGGAGCTTCCCGTGATGAAGATGACCTTCCAGAGTTCAATTTTAGTGGTGGAGCAAATCCATCTCTGCCTCAGTATTCTGCCCAAAGGCCCTCTAGGGGGCCCGGAGTGGCGGCCCCAGTATACCCCAAGTCCCATACCCCTTCTCGCCCTGTAGACCAAATGAGAGAGCTGATACAAAAATATGGGCAAAACAATAGTAGTACGTATCAGGCCAGTAGTGTTGGTGTCACGGTTCAGCCGtggaatgatgatgatgatgacatCCCAGAGTGGCAGCCTAATGCGCCCACAGAATCCCTAACCCAGTACCAGCCACCGCAACAGCGGCCGGTGAATAATTACCACCAGCAGCCAATGTTGCGACCCCATTTGCCAAACCAACAACATATGGGTTTAgtacagcagcagcagccgtTGCAATCTCTTCAACCCACAATGAATGTGGCACCAAACTTacaaaaccctaatctctcTTGGCAGCAAAGCCCCTCGTGGGCTCCACCGGCACAAGGGGGTGGGAGGCATGCAAGTAATCTAAGTTGTCAGCCCGAAGCTGGTCAGTTTTATGGAGAACCCGATAGAGGAGCAGCTGCTCAGTCAGGATTAGCCTGGCGACCAAATGCTCCTAAAAGCAGAGGGTTTTag
- the LOC117635189 gene encoding uncharacterized protein DDB_G0290685-like, with the protein MRSLLLLGVLFAVVTIFFFPFEAHANKLVPKEGRKEKIGHHVLVNAHSGRKLEGENKQTAENGGGDSGDNEDGDSGDGDGNEDGGNEDGASDGSENGDGESDGSENGGNEDGESGSGNGGNEDGENGGSGDSAEGGDNGGGNEDGDSAEGGDNGGGNEDGENGDNGDSAAGGDNEGNEDGGDEDDGGDEVKHLLGADNKKVGAVRDTWDIPLKPPADKLGNRDLLDEVVRSRTSLPFEKQRDVGIPLQSSSCLHKSRNEDRTGRCAHRPNIRNPVVESRAIKR; encoded by the exons ATGAGGTCGCTGTTACTCTTAGGTGTTTTGTTTGCAGTtgtaacaatttttttcttcccttttgaGGCCCATGCCAACAAATTGGTTCCGAAAGagggaaggaaagaaaagattgGCCATCATGTCCTAGTGAACGCCCATTCTGGCAGAAAGTTAGAAGgtgaaaataaacaaactgCGGAAAATGGCGGCGGTGATAGCGGAGACAACGAAGATGGAGATAGTGGTGACGGTGATGGTAATGAGGACGGAGGCAATGAAGATGGAGCGAGTGATGGTAGTGAGAACGGAGATGGAGAGAGTGATGGTAGTGAGAACGGAGGCAATGAAGATGGAGAGAGTGGTAGTGGTAATGGAGGGAATGAAGACGGAGAAAACGGTGGCAGCGGAGATAGTGCTGAGGGTGGTGATAACGGAGGAGGTAATGAGGATGGGGATAGTGCCGAGGGTGGTGATAACGGTGGAGGGAATGAGGATGGGGAGAACGGTGACAACGGGGATAGTGCCGCGGGTGGTGATAACGAAGGAAATGAAGATGGAGGCGATGAAGATGATGGTGGTGACGAg GTTAAGCACCTCCTGGGGGCAGACAACAAGAAGGTTGGCGCTGTGCGAGACACTTGGGACATTCCGCTCAAGCCTCCTGCTGACAAGCTTGGAAACCGTGATTTGCTCGATGAAGTAGTCCGCTCCCGAACTAGTTTACCTTTCGAGAAGCAAAGAGATGTTGGTATTCCTCTCCAAAGTTCGAGTTGTTTGCACAAATCAAGGAATGAAGATCGAACTGGGAGGTGTGCTCATCGACCCAACATTCGCAATCCAGTTGTTGAGTCACGAGCGATCAAGCGTTGA
- the LOC117634496 gene encoding Werner Syndrome-like exonuclease encodes MAVSIVDYELPHDTHNVYDVSFHGDRIHTLVTHSSSVVDSWLAQTNLQSRIVGLDVEWRPNYNRSIENPVATLQLCVGPDCLIYQLLHTEHIPQALHAFLANRSYTFVGVGIGSDVEKLLLDYGLHVANAVDLAVFAAHRFDSTELRNAGLKGLARQMLGKEVQKPNRITMSRWDNQWLTCDQVQYACVDAFLSFEIARHLNV; translated from the coding sequence ATGGCCGTCAGCATAGTAGACTATGAACTGCCACACGACACCCACAATGTGTACGACGTGTCATTTCACGGCGATCGGATCCACACTCTGGTCACTCACAGCTCGTCCGTGGTGGATTCATGGCTCGCCCAAACCAATCTCCAGTCCCGAATCGTAGGGCTTGACGTGGAGTGGCGCCCCAACTACAACCGTTCGATCGAAAACCCAGTGGCCACGCTGCAGCTCTGCGTGGGCCCCGATTGCCTGATCTACCAGCTCCTCCACACCGAGCACATTCCCCAGGCCCTCCACGCCTTCCTCGCTAATCGCAGCTACACATTCGTCGGCGTAGGCATCGGCAGCGACGTGGAGAAGCTCCTCCTTGACTACGGGCTGCACGTGGCCAATGCGGTTGATCTTGCTGTTTTCGCAGCGCATAGATTTGATTCGACGGAGCTGAGGAATGCTGGGTTGAAGGGATTGGCCAGGCAGATGCTGGGGAAGGAGGTTCAGAAGCCCAATAGGATCACCATGAGCAGATGGGACAATCAGTGGCTTACTTGTGACCAGGTTCAGTATGCTTGTGTTGatgcttttctttcctttgagATTGCTAGGCATTTGAATGTTTGA